One segment of Brassica napus cultivar Da-Ae chromosome C3, Da-Ae, whole genome shotgun sequence DNA contains the following:
- the LOC106411504 gene encoding probable acetyltransferase NATA1-like → MAAAAPPPPPTAAPEPNMVPETSPIGHPVFSRIRLATPLDVPFIHKLIHQMAVFERLTHLFSATESNLSSSLFTSPPFKSFTVFLLEVSRSPFPATLPSPQDFTPLLKTHNLDLPIEDPESHNFTPDMLNDVVVAGFVLFFPNYSSFLAKPGFYIEDIFVREPYRRKGFGSMLLTAVAKQAVKMGYGRVEWVVLDWNANAIKFYEQMGAQILQEWRVCRLTGDALQAFDNVNI, encoded by the coding sequence ATGGCAGCCGCCGCACCTCCCCCACCTCCAACCGCAGCACCAGAGCCAAACATGGTCCCAGAAACCTCCCCCATCGGCCACCCCGTCTTCTCCCGCATCCGCCTCGCCACACCTCTCGACGTCCCCTTCATCCACAAACTCATCCACCAGATGGCCGTCTTCGAGCGCCTCACTCACCTCTTCTCCGCCACAGAGTCGAACCTCTCCTCCTCTCTCTTCACCTCCCCTCCCTTCAAATCCTTCACCGTCTTCCTCCTCGAAGTCTCCCGCTCCCCATTCCCCGCCACACTCCCTTCCCCTCAAGACTTCACGCCTCTCCTCAAAACTCACAACCTCGATCTCCCTATAGAAGACCCGGAGAGCCACAACTTTACGCCGGATATGCTAAACGACGTCGTAGTGGCTGGGTTTGTTCTGTTTTTTCCGAACTACTCGAGCTTTTTGGCGAAGCCTGGGTTTTACATAGAGGATATCTTTGTGAGGGAGCCGTATAGGAGGAAAGGGTTTGGGAGTATGCTGCTGACTGCCGTGGCGAAGCAAGCGGTGAAGATGGGTTACGGGAGGGTGGAGTGGGTTGTGCTTGATTGGAATGCGAATGCTATTAAGTTTTATGAGCAGATGGGTGCTCAGATTCTTCAGGAGTGGAGGGTTTGTAGGCTTACTGGTGATGCTCTTCAGGCTTTCGATAACGTTAACATCTGA
- the LOC106409861 gene encoding peroxidase 24-like codes for MTKNQQTLARFLFSLVLVLAVLLYVDGKGDSRSNGHNNGHNNGHATRRGRWEGKLKMKFYHKTCPEAEDIVNEIVSEKVKANPSLAAKLLRVHYHDCFVRGCDASLLLDSVAGKAASEKEARPNLSLVGFEIIDEIKSILEKRCPKTVSCADILTLAARDAVSYQYGRPLWNVFTGRVDGRVSLATEASRDLPSAGANFTSLQKLFAESDLDVVDLVALSGAHTIGTARCGVFSRRLLNFTGKGDTDPSLNSSYASFLKSKCSDKSQRLNSSAVVGMDPTGALSFDSGYFVSLLQHKGLFTSDAALLTDPSAAHIASVFQNSESFLAQFGRSMIKMSSIKVLTLGDEGGEIRRNCRVVN; via the exons ATGactaagaatcagcagactctAGCTCGGTTTCTATTTTCtcttgttttggttttggctgTCTTACTTTATGTTGACGGTAAGGGAGACAGTCGCAGCAATGGTCATAATAATGGTCATAACAATGGCCATGCGACGAGGAGAGGAAGATGGGAGGGTAAGCTGAAGATGAAATTCTATCACAAGACCTGTCCTGAAGCCGAGGATATCGTGAACGAGATCGTGTCCGAGAAAGTCAAAGCAAACCCTAGCTTAGCTGCCAAGTTACTGAGGGTTCATTACCATGACTGCTTTGTTAGG GGGTGTGACGCATCACTGCTTTTAGATTCGGTTGCTGGCAAAGCCGCGTCAGAGAAGGAGGCGAGACCTAATCTCTCGCTTGTAGGGTTTGAAATCATCGATGAGATCAAGTCCATTCTTGAAAAACGATGTCCCAAAACCGTCTCCTGCGCTGACATTCTCACCTTAGCCGCCCGCGATGCCGTCTCGTACCAA TATGGTCGGCCGCTATGGAATGTCTTTACCGGACGTGTTGATGGAAGAGTGTCATTGGCGACTGAGGCCAGCAGAGACTTGCCGTCCGCTGGGGCAAACTTCACCTCTCTACAGAAACTCTTTGCCGAGAGCGATTTGGACGTCGTTGACCTCGTTGCTTTATCAG GAGCGCACACAATAGGAACAGCACGTTGCGGTGTGTTTAGTCGGAGACTGTTGAACTTCACCGGAAAAGGGGACACAGATCCTTCCCTGAACTCTAGCTACGCCTCTTTCCTCAAATCCAAATGCTCAGACAAATCTCAAAGACTCAACTCTTCCGCAGTTGTCGGAATGGACCCCACAGGAGCACTCTCCTTCGACAGTGGCTACTTCGTATCTCTCCTACAACACAAAGGACTCTTCACTTCTGACGCTGCCTTGTTGACTGATCCCTCAGCCGCTCACATTGCTAGTGTTTTCCAAAACTCTGAAAGCTTTCTTGCTCAGTTTGGTCGGTCTATGATCAAGATGAGCTCCATCAAGGTCCTTACACTTGGAGATGAAGGTGGTGAGATTCGCAGAAACTGTCGCGTCGTCAACTAA